The Pongo abelii isolate AG06213 chromosome 3, NHGRI_mPonAbe1-v2.0_pri, whole genome shotgun sequence DNA window gagactgcaccactgcactctagcctgggcagcagagttagaccctgcctcaaaaagttttttaaaagcataataataaCACCTGTGTTTTTGGGGAAGAATCTGTGAAGCCACTTCAGCTGGGTTCTCCACTGTTAATGCCAAGAGCAAGTGACAGCCGCATGTGTCTTTGAAGAATTCAGCCTCTGGAAGGAAAGAATTTGATGTCCACACTCTCCCTGCATTGCTGGCCTTGGGAGTAGGGTGTCATGATACAAGTTCCACGCCTGCAAGAGCCCATGGGTGAAGCCCATCAGAGAGTCCCATGAGGCAGGGGCCTGAGGTCTTGCAGCCCACCCTACCTCTGCAGGGGATGGCCCTGGGCCTTGAAGAAAATAGCAATGACAGAGGCTGAAGAGAGAATCGTGTCCATTCATTCACTCGctcactcattcacacacacacctctccacCGGGTGCCCGTGTGCACTGTGCACCTTTCCCTGAGCTGGGAAATAGGACAGATGTGCACAAAAGTCCTCAACACTGTCCCATGGGGACATTCAATGACATTGATGGTGGGTGCCCCCACCGGGGAATGGCACCCCGTGATTACTAAACTGGGGGTGATGCACACCGCTACTCAGGGATGCTCCACCTTCTCTTGGCTCCCCCAGCACTGCTGTTGGGGAACAAGGGCCCTCCCCATCCCAGGCCACCCTCTCTGGACACCTGGGCCCTGGCTACTACTTCAATCTCTTGACCGTCTCATGTCTAGGATCCAGAGGCCCAGCAGTGGCCTTCGGGGGGAAACAGAGGTCACATGCTCTGATGATATCTTCACCAGAAAAGGCTCTGAGCACACAgactccacatcctctgcagttAAGATGCCAAACCCTTGGCAAACCACggaaagggaggcaggagacAGGCTCCATCTGCGTGCCCACATAGGCAGTCACAGCGGACAGACCTGGAGCTGGGGACCTCTAGGCTTCCAGAGATGGGCACGTCCCAGGAACTGCCCGTGCCTGCTGGGCCCTGACCACAGACTATCAGATGTGAACTCTGGGAGCCCCCAACCAGACTCCGCCCCGGCATTTATCTCCCAAACCTGGGCAATGCCGAgaacaaatcaaaacaatgcTAATAACCAGGTTGGAGAAACAGGTGTCCACCTGGGCTGCAGAACAGACCCTGAGCAAGAGTGACCACCTCACCCACATGAACAGCAGTCACTCACAGGATGCCCACGGGTACCAGATGCCACACAGGGCACTTCCCTACCCACTGTCTCGAAGCATCGCCATGACTCCAGAACAggggtgaggaagctgaggctcagagaggaaaagCCACTGTCCTGGGGCTACCCAGTGGCCAGGTGGCCGAGCCCGGAGCTCTCCTCTGCCGCTCCTTCTGTTCACACCCACATCcggctctctcctcctcctcctcctcctcctcctcctgtacTTCAGCCTCAGCTCAAAGTCAAGCCGCCAGTGTCTGGGGATCCCCAGTGGCATCTCTGTGGCAGGGCCAGTGCCCTTTCCACAGGGCTTCTTAGAAGGTGGGGGTGATGAGCCCTGCCAGGCCCTCAGTGTGTCTGCTGCAGGCAGGAATCATTCTCTGTGTCCAGAGAGCTGTTGTGGGTGGACGCTGGGTGCGGGGTTCTCTTCAGCAGCTGATGCACCATGCCGGCCACATCCAGAGAGCTGTTATGGGTGGACGCTGGGCGCGGGGTTCTCTTCAGCAGCCGGTGCACCATGCCGGCCAGGACTTGGCGGAACGGCCGGCGGAGCAGAAAGTATGTGAACGGGTCAGCCGCCGCCTTGCTGTAGGTCAGGCACTTGCTGAGGATGCCCCAGTGGGCGTTCACGGTGACGAAGGGCACGAGCTCCGCCAGCCTGTTGGGGAAGCGGAGCAGCTGACTCAGCCACAGTGACAGCACCTGCCACGCACTCACACTCCGGGGGAAGGTGCTAGAACCACACTCAAGTACATACCGCAGCCCTGACGCTCACTAGCCAGGGGGCTCTGCACCAGCACCCTGAGCCTCGGGCTCCTCTTCCTAAAATGGGATTACAAGGCCCAGTCCTGGGACTGCGGTGCAAGCCAACATCAGCCCGCACaccacacagcaggtgctcagtaggtggcagcaccaccaccatcaccaaggCCTTCTCCCACCATCCTCACACTCAGCTCAGTCCACCCACCTGCACGCACACCTGCCGCGGATACCTGCACACAGAACCAGCTACCGAGGGAGCCATTACCACTACCAGGCTGCAGACCAAGACACCCCAGATGTGAGCTCTGGGAGCCCCCAACCAGACTCCCCTCTGGCATTTATCTCCCAAACCTGGGCAATGTTGAGAACAAATTAGAACAATGCTAATAACCAGGCTGGAGTAACAGGTGTCAACCTGGGCTGCAGAACAGACCCTGAGCAAGCATGACCACCTCACCCACATGAATAGCAGTCACTCACAGGATGTCCACGGGCACCACACACCACGCAGGGTGCTTCCCTACCCACCGTCTCAAAGCATCACTCAGAGAAGCTCGAGGGTGTCTCTAGGACCACCAGGCACACAACTCCCAGAGGAAAGGCTCAGTCTCATATTCTGTGTCTGAGCTCAGTGCTTTTCTGAAATCAGATTAGAACTCAGAGTAGAAGGGACTGGGCTCCGCGTGGGGGAAAGCAGCAGGGGGATGGGCCTCTGGGGACTCTGATGGACCCCTCTGCTCTCAGCACAGCCTAGAGTAGGGGCCACGGAGTCAGGACAAGGCTCCTGACCAGAGGCAGCAGCCTGAGGTGGGGGCCACGGAGTCAGGACAAGGCTTCTGACAGCTGTCCCAAGCGCACATGCTGACCAATGACAGCTGTTCCACCTCCCCATTCCTGGCTTTGAACCAGGGCCCCCAAAGGCCAGGGCTTTCCCCAACAGCCTGGTGATCTCCCAGGCAGTGAATTTCCCAGGATGTCCCACCCCCACTCAGAAGGACTGCAGCCCTGTGATTTACAAGTTTGGCTGGATCACTCATTAGTTTGGACCACCCACAAACATAGCAGCTGCTGGGGTGCAGCAATGGACCAGACTGACTCCCTCCCTCCAGGGCACCCAGTCCAGCGGGATGGGGAtgaggaggcaggcaggcaggcaggcagccacCTCAAGCTGAGGGGCAGGGCCAGAATGTGAGGACAGAGAGAAGCTGAGGGGCACAGTCAGAGCGGAGGCATCCAGAATCCAAAAATcagggcagggacacagatccaaggCAGTCATGGCTCTAACCACCTACCCCAGGCTGCGGTGAGGATCCAGTTACAGTAAGTGATAGTCCGGAAAGGGCTTTGCCACCGGCCAGCACATGCACATCAGGTACACTGTCACCCCCACATCCAGGGAGCCCACCATCAGGCATGGACTGGAGACTGGTCACAGCCAACCATCAGACAAGTGGGAAGGAGGGTCCTCCTGAAGGATCTGAGGAGCCTGGCACTTCTTTCAGCCACTAGGAGACTGGGCTGCAGGTGAGTAAGAAAGCCACACACATGCTAGAGTGTCTATCCCGTAGTTAAGCCACGGTGCAGGTGGAAGTCTTCAGAAACACCCAGCTGAGGCTGTGTCTGGAGCCACACTGGGACCAGAACTCATGTGCCAACTACCAGCATTCCAACCAGCCACGACCCTGCGGAGAAGAGGGCTCGCTCACGTGTCCGCTGCTGCTCAACACCTGGTGACCGTATCCATCTGCCCTCCCCCCTCTCCAGTAGACCACAGACTCCACAAGTGAGGCTCTGTATCCCCGCCCTCCTGGTCTCACTGCAGCACACCCCACGGGCTTCATCTGCACCGTGGATTAAGTCAGTAAAACTCAAGAGTGACAAccaaggaacaaaataaaaatcccatGTCCCCCATCTCCTTTACCTACTTTATCCACATGAAGTGGCTCAAGGTGACTTTATTTCTAACCAGATTAAATTCACCTTCTAGATGTCCACAGAAGAGTCTAACAATGCATCCCAGTTCTGAAAACAATTCCCAGGAGAAGAGCTCTGAACTATTTTTAGCAATTGCAGGACAATTGGAATGAGTGCACTACCTTCTAAGGGGCAGCAGGGACAACACGCTTCTGGATCTCTGACTTCCTGTGAGTTAAGCCACCAACTGCATTAGAACCTCGTCCACACACTCAGGATTGAGGTTCTGATTCGGTTCACTCCTATGATGTGAGAGGCACCTGTCAGGCAGGTCTGTCCAAACTGATCCAGCTGTGCTGCTCCCAGGCTCCAGCCCTCAAGACCCCTCCCCCACTGAAACACCTGCCTGGTCTTGCTGACCTGCATCTCCCGCCATCAGAACTGAGAGGAGCCTGTGTTCCATTTGCTTTTGTAACTGCATGACCAGGCACAAAGCccagcacagagtaggtgctcatcAAATGCTTAGTGAGtgcatgaaaaaatatataacctcATTAGTGCTATATTGTACCCACATTTTTCACAGAGAAGAGATCCTCAGCTGCACAGATCCCAGAGTTGGTAACAACATTGTGGAAACAATGCTGCAAAGGCAGGCTTCATGACTTTGTTTGGGATTCTTCCTCTTACACTCATGTGTACACTCATAGCTatgcatgctcacacacatgctcaGGGCATTGTAAACATGCAGGAAAATAACAGTTACACCCATGAATCAACATAATATCATGGCTGAGTGAGCCAGTCTCACTcatcattcatttaaaatttcaaaactaaATGCTGGAGCTCTTGAAATTTTAGCACTCACCTTCTAAACGtatgtacatacatgtgcatgtatgaacacacacatgcacatgtgcgtACACACATGAACCCTCacaacatacacatgcatgcatgcacggGCACGtggccacacatacacacaaacatgatAATCAGATAAATAGCTGGTTCCCGGGAGAAGGACGCCACAGTTTCCCCATCCACACTTGCACCCATGAAGTTTCCTAAGAACCAGAGTCctttgctaggttttatgtgaggAAGGAGGATGCCGTGATCCACAAGAAACCTGGCTCCCTGTCCCTAAGCCAGATGGGATCAGTGGCGCCAAGAGCTCGTGTCCCAAGTGCTGATTCTGAAGAGCTCAGAGggaacctggcaggcagaagaGAGCTGGTGCCACTCAGCATGGGCACTCTGGGGCCTCCCGGGTTCCTGGGACACAATTgttgcccccccacccccccccaacAACATATCTAAGCCACCCAGTAACCTGGGAAGACAGGCAGTCATCCTGGACAGGCTGGCAGAGCTTGTAGGGCATTAGATAGCAACCCCAGGAGGACCCTACACAAACAGAGCCAGAATCCTGGTACTATACTCCCTGCTGGCTCCCTCCCCTGGGGTGGGGACCTGGGCCCCTTGAGGATGAGGGCCATGGACCCCTCCCAGGAGTGTCTTCCTTCAGGGCATCCTCCTGCTGCAGCTCAACACATAGGGTGGAGACCTCCCAGACAGCCTGAGTGCTGCAGgggcctggccagaaattccatgGAGATTCCAAGAAAGGCAAAACATGATAGCAAGCAGTCACCATCTCTAATAAACAACGTGCCTCCCTCTAACCATGGTGCCTTCCAGCAAGGCAGGGTGCACACATTTCCCTGAGTGGAGCTAAGGTAGTAACCAAGTGGCCGAGTGGTGACCCAGGAACCCTGGAGGCAAAAACTGCAGACTCCCCTGCCCCTTAGCACAACACTGTGATGATGGTACCAGCAGGCCCTTTACACACACTCTTTCCCAAATTACCTGTGACTCCAGATAATTCTGACCTGACAAGCACTCAGGCCAAGGTCTCCAGGAAAGAGAGGAGTAAAGAGAACACTCACATGGCGGTGTTACTGGCCCGCGGCTCCAGCTGGAGCTTCCACCCAGACTCCCGACTCCACGCCCAGGAGATGCGGAGTCTAAGGCCTGAGTTAGTCCCAGGTTGCCTGATTTTGAAAGCTTTCTAGGTTTAAAGAGCCAGGTGCTGATTCACAGACCCCATATCTTCCTGTGCCTGGACAAGGAGAGTCTCCTCATTTATAGGACAGGTTGGGGGCCAGTGCCACCTCCCTCTCAGGGTCTTTCCCAGGAGCTGAAGCACAGCCCTGAGCCTGTCAGATGTGGAGGAGGGTCCTCTGGTGGTGGCAGCCCTCCAGATATCTGGCTGGGAGACCTCAGAGGCCTACTCAGCTGAGGCCAAGCCTACCCAGCTGTTCCCACGACAGGAGCCGGACTGCCAGGACCCACCTGGTCACGACATACGGGGCAAAGCAGATGAGGAAGGTCGCAATAGCGATGCCAATCTTCCTGGTAGCGCGGTGGCGGCGCCGCTTCTGCTGGATGAGGCAGCGCTGCCGCACACTGTGGAGACAAAGGACGGTGGTCAGGATGATGGCAGGGTGGGGACAGAACCCAGGCCCAGAGCCCAGGGGCTGAAGTGAGGGCAGACAGGAGGGTTTCAGGAGGATGTTTAGCCTGGAACCTGAGGAGGACAGAGGaatgggggagagagaaagaacaatgGAAAGGGGTAGGCTTGCTTTTTTGTAGGTGAAATAAAGGAAGTCTGGAAAGAAGCGccagctcctcctcctttccctccggCTCATCCTTCTCCACACAGAGGCAACTGAGGCAGGCCTGCTGCTGGAGGGGCAAGGCTGGGGCCCTCAGGGAGGGAGAAGTCACCTGGCCTGCCCGCCCCAGAAGCAGGAGAGCCTCTTGGGTGTTCTGTAGGGGGCCGAGGGGGAAAGGGGAACACCTACAGGAGGTAATTTGGAACAATGGCGACACCAGCTAGAGATTCAGGAGACAAATCCTGCCAAGTAGTGAGCAGAAAGCATGGGGGATGGACCCTGCTCAAGACTTGAAGCCCAAGTCCATGCAAGGGCACTGGGTCAGCAGTGGGCAGAAACAAGCAGATGCCTCAGACTCACAGCCACGCACAGAAGGGGTGTGTCTGGCCGCCCACAGCAGAGCCCGCGGAACCCCTCCCGGAGACGCACACCCCACCGCTCTGTGCAAAGCTACCTGTGCACTGTGAGCACatatcccaggaggcagaggccccTGCAGTGTCTGCACCAATGAACCAACAGGAAACCCCTGCAAGCAACGCACAGGGGCAGTGCTATGGCTGGTGAGCTCTGGGCGGAGTAACGGTGGTGATGCCCACAAGCTCCTCAAACCAACTGCCCAGGGAGCGCCCAAGTCCCTGGCCTGGGTCGGTCGGCATGCACTGGGCCAATACCTGGGGTGCAGGTCGGCGAGCAGCACGAGCGCCTTCATGGTGACGGTGTCCATGCGCTGGCAGTGGCTGCGTGCCACCCGGTGCACCTGGAGCGAGGTGAGGCAGAGCACCGCCAGCGGCAGCACGAAGCCCACGGCATGGAGCGTGGCGGTGAAGGCTGCGAAGCGCTGACGCTCAGGCTCAGGCGGCAGGCGCAGCGTGCAGGACGCGAAGGCGCTGCTGTAGCCAAGCCACGAGCA harbors:
- the GPR78 gene encoding G-protein coupled receptor 78, whose translation is MDPGEALLAGLLVMVLAVALLSNALVLLCCAYSAELRTRASGVLLVNLSLGHLLLAALDMPFTLLGVMRGRTPSAPGACQAIGFLDTFLASNAALSVAALSADQWLAVGFPLRYAGRLRPRYAGLLLGCAWGQSLAFSGAALGCSWLGYSSAFASCTLRLPPEPERQRFAAFTATLHAVGFVLPLAVLCLTSLQVHRVARSHCQRMDTVTMKALVLLADLHPSVRQRCLIQQKRRRHRATRKIGIAIATFLICFAPYVVTRLAELVPFVTVNAHWGILSKCLTYSKAAADPFTYFLLRRPFRQVLAGMVHRLLKRTPRPASTHNSSLDVAGMVHQLLKRTPHPASTHNSSLDTENDSCLQQTH